From the genome of Bosea sp. Tri-49, one region includes:
- the urtB gene encoding urea ABC transporter permease subunit UrtB, which yields MDFVVSQLLTGLSLSSILLLVALGLAIIYGVTGVINLAHGEFVMLGAYCAWLLQTQLGLGLLPSLIPIFVAVALLGLAIEYLVIRHLYDRPLDTILATWGLGVMAQQIVRLLAGGELRYVQMPAALSGSVNILGATESAYRLFVLAVALGLFALTWHVYRHTSIGLQLRAITQNRQIASSFGINAGRAYRLTFAYGAGIAGLAGALISPLKSVSPEMGTGYVVDAFMVVVVGGVQSLFGTVVSSGLLGELTGALAYLSNDTIAKALVLAAVVVIIRFRPQGLFTPRIRA from the coding sequence ATGGATTTCGTCGTTTCTCAGCTGCTGACCGGGCTCAGCCTGTCGTCGATCCTGCTGCTCGTCGCGCTCGGTCTTGCCATCATCTACGGCGTCACCGGCGTCATCAATCTCGCCCATGGCGAGTTCGTGATGCTCGGGGCTTACTGCGCCTGGCTGCTGCAAACCCAGCTCGGCTTGGGCCTGCTGCCGAGCCTGATTCCGATCTTCGTCGCCGTGGCGCTGCTGGGCCTCGCCATCGAATACCTGGTCATCCGCCATCTCTACGACCGGCCGCTCGACACCATCCTGGCGACCTGGGGGCTCGGCGTCATGGCCCAGCAGATCGTGCGCCTGCTGGCAGGCGGCGAACTGCGCTATGTCCAGATGCCGGCGGCACTCTCCGGAAGCGTCAACATTCTCGGCGCCACCGAGTCCGCCTATCGCCTGTTCGTTCTGGCGGTCGCACTCGGGCTGTTCGCCCTGACTTGGCATGTCTACCGCCATACCTCGATCGGCCTGCAATTGCGGGCGATCACCCAGAACCGCCAGATCGCCTCGAGCTTCGGCATCAATGCCGGCCGCGCCTACCGGCTGACTTTCGCATACGGCGCCGGCATCGCGGGGCTGGCTGGGGCGCTGATCTCGCCGCTCAAGAGCGTCTCGCCGGAGATGGGCACGGGCTACGTCGTCGACGCCTTCATGGTCGTCGTGGTCGGCGGCGTCCAGAGCCTGTTCGGCACGGTCGTCAGCTCCGGCCTGCTTGGAGAGCTCACCGGCGCGCTCGCCTATCTCAGCAACGACACCATCGCCAAGGCGCTCGTGCTCGCCGCGGTCGTCGTCATCATCCGCTTCCGGCCGCAGGGGCTCTTCACGCCCCGCATCCGCGCCTGA
- a CDS encoding cytochrome c oxidase subunit II, translated as MGVAVVLALVVIGSVVFHFLSPWWWTPIASNWGYIDDTIIITFWITGVVFAAVVLFMAYCVLRFRHREGNRAAYEPENKRLEWWLAVGTGVGVAAMLAPGLVVWHQFVTVPKDATIVEVVAQQWQWAYRLPGADGRIGASDVAHITPENPLGIDPKDPHGQDDVVIQGDNLHLPLGKPVKMLLRAVDVLHNFYVPEFRAKMDMIPGSVTYYWFTPTRAGTFDVLCAELCGTGHTFMRGNVVVEPEGNYQAWLQQQKTFAQLQAPVRTQAKN; from the coding sequence ATGGGTGTCGCGGTCGTCTTGGCTCTGGTCGTGATCGGCTCGGTGGTGTTCCACTTCCTGAGCCCGTGGTGGTGGACGCCGATCGCCTCCAACTGGGGCTATATCGACGACACCATCATCATCACGTTCTGGATCACCGGCGTCGTCTTCGCTGCCGTCGTGCTGTTCATGGCCTATTGCGTCCTCCGGTTCCGCCATCGCGAGGGCAACCGCGCGGCCTACGAACCCGAGAACAAGCGGCTGGAATGGTGGCTCGCGGTCGGGACGGGCGTCGGCGTCGCCGCCATGCTCGCACCCGGTCTCGTCGTCTGGCACCAGTTCGTCACGGTTCCGAAGGACGCTACCATTGTCGAGGTCGTCGCCCAGCAATGGCAATGGGCCTACCGGCTGCCGGGCGCCGACGGCAGGATCGGTGCCTCCGACGTCGCCCACATCACCCCCGAGAACCCGCTGGGCATCGATCCCAAGGATCCGCACGGGCAGGACGACGTCGTCATCCAGGGCGACAACCTCCACCTCCCGCTCGGCAAGCCGGTGAAGATGCTGTTGCGCGCGGTCGATGTCCTGCACAATTTCTATGTGCCGGAGTTTCGCGCCAAGATGGACATGATCCCCGGCAGCGTCACCTATTACTGGTTCACGCCAACGCGGGCCGGCACCTTCGACGTGCTGTGCGCCGAGCTCTGCGGTACCGGCCACACGTTCATGCGCGGCAATGTCGTGGTCGAGCCGGAGGGCAACTACCAGGCCTGGCTGCAGCAACAAAAAACCTTCGCCCAACTCCAGGCGCCGGTGAGGACGCAGGCGAAGAACTAG
- a CDS encoding ANTAR domain-containing response regulator, translating into MAMSGYAYERAGGPHPAEPRAAVSERPARQGSVEPELNIAVMVERDDHGEFLIRELQRQRVTVRHIWPLPSQIPLQYDAIFCALSVDLPQRIPWVPGEPSSALILVDDGKAPLNLKLIHNCAAHGLLHYPATSRVIQSVLMLAREHFQYERRLRGRIEKLDENLRTMRVVERAKVLLIRLKNLTEDEAYNFLRKQAMEKRVTIAAVATAVIDSHDLLS; encoded by the coding sequence ATGGCGATGTCAGGCTATGCATACGAACGCGCTGGCGGGCCGCATCCCGCCGAGCCCCGCGCAGCCGTTTCCGAACGACCGGCGCGGCAGGGTTCCGTCGAACCGGAACTCAATATCGCCGTGATGGTCGAGCGCGACGACCATGGCGAATTCCTCATCCGCGAACTGCAACGCCAGCGCGTCACGGTGCGGCACATCTGGCCGCTGCCGTCGCAGATTCCGTTGCAATACGACGCCATCTTCTGCGCGCTCTCTGTGGACCTGCCGCAGCGCATCCCCTGGGTTCCGGGCGAGCCTTCCTCGGCGCTGATCCTGGTCGATGACGGCAAGGCGCCGCTGAATCTTAAGCTCATCCACAACTGCGCCGCGCACGGCCTGCTGCACTATCCGGCCACGTCGCGGGTGATCCAGTCGGTGCTGATGCTCGCGCGCGAGCATTTTCAGTACGAGCGGCGCCTGCGCGGCCGGATCGAGAAGCTCGATGAGAATCTGCGCACGATGCGGGTTGTCGAGCGCGCCAAAGTGCTGCTGATCCGGCTCAAGAACCTGACCGAGGACGAGGCCTATAACTTCCTGCGTAAGCAGGCCATGGAAAAGCGCGTCACCATCGCGGCCGTCGCCACGGCCGTGATTGACTCGCATGATTTGCTTAGTTAG
- a CDS encoding phospholipase D-like domain-containing protein, producing MAGEFQVTGKNGTAAFSLKVHRGDGMALLAMNWRNGQPPRDFVGFAIEYRIPGGTRFLAVHNRIAFPGPAGEVNPNKLSSRLSPIQKFRWVHFPFNAEIPGEYTYMVTPVFMDEAQQLSYGEPQTADIELRRETYPGLLNVAYTRGFVSSQAFVDRYERHGPIDTLLPESADDGLEFTPTHPKAEDALNWMGFEGRHAIYETLDEAIADASANVYVVAYDLSEKGFVDRLRQLGPRLKIIIDDDGKHGEPHSGETQSADILIASAGARNVKRQNMGKLQHNKMIVVEGDRVKKAIGGSTNFSWRGFYVQSNNAIILTGAEPVQVFREAFEDFWVEAGFATSRSANWRDLGITGVDVKVTFSPHAPANAQLKKIADDIDSTKSSLLFSLAFLYQTPGTIRDAVKRVRDNEARFVYGISDKKVGGLDVQKPDGNPPAVFPTALLKGSTPAPFNVEPVGGGGNRMHHKFVVIDFDKPSARVYLGSYNFSKAADVTNGENLILARDRRIAVSYMVEALRTFDHYHFRIALREAKVAGTKLQLKLPPADGADPWYLKDYTDVRRIKDREMFS from the coding sequence ATGGCCGGAGAGTTTCAAGTAACGGGCAAGAATGGGACGGCGGCCTTCTCGCTGAAGGTGCACCGCGGCGATGGCATGGCGCTGTTGGCGATGAACTGGCGCAACGGGCAGCCTCCGCGGGATTTCGTCGGCTTTGCCATCGAGTACCGGATCCCGGGCGGAACGCGGTTCCTCGCGGTGCACAACCGGATCGCGTTTCCAGGCCCAGCCGGGGAGGTCAATCCCAACAAACTATCGTCGCGCCTGTCGCCGATCCAGAAGTTCCGCTGGGTGCATTTCCCGTTCAACGCAGAGATACCCGGCGAATACACCTACATGGTGACGCCGGTCTTCATGGATGAGGCGCAGCAGCTGAGCTACGGCGAACCGCAGACCGCGGATATCGAGCTCAGGCGCGAGACCTATCCAGGCTTGCTGAACGTGGCGTACACGCGCGGTTTTGTGTCTTCGCAGGCCTTTGTCGATCGCTATGAACGGCATGGGCCGATCGATACGCTGCTGCCGGAAAGCGCTGATGACGGGCTGGAGTTTACCCCGACCCATCCCAAGGCGGAGGATGCCCTTAACTGGATGGGTTTCGAGGGGCGGCATGCGATCTACGAGACGCTGGATGAGGCGATCGCCGATGCGAGCGCCAATGTCTACGTCGTCGCCTATGACCTCAGCGAGAAGGGGTTCGTCGACCGGCTGCGGCAGTTGGGGCCACGGCTCAAGATCATCATCGACGATGATGGCAAGCACGGCGAGCCGCATTCGGGGGAGACGCAGTCGGCGGATATCCTCATCGCTTCGGCCGGCGCCCGCAACGTCAAACGCCAGAACATGGGGAAGTTGCAGCACAATAAGATGATTGTGGTCGAAGGCGACCGAGTGAAGAAGGCGATCGGGGGGTCGACCAACTTCAGCTGGCGCGGCTTTTACGTGCAGTCGAACAATGCGATTATTCTCACAGGCGCCGAGCCGGTCCAGGTGTTCCGAGAGGCGTTCGAGGATTTTTGGGTAGAAGCCGGGTTCGCGACCAGCCGTTCGGCGAACTGGCGCGACCTCGGAATCACCGGGGTGGACGTCAAGGTGACGTTCTCGCCACACGCACCGGCGAACGCCCAGCTTAAGAAGATCGCCGACGACATCGACAGCACCAAGTCGAGCCTGCTGTTCTCGTTGGCATTCCTCTACCAGACGCCTGGGACGATCCGCGATGCGGTGAAGCGAGTCCGGGATAACGAGGCGCGCTTCGTCTACGGCATTTCCGATAAGAAGGTCGGCGGGCTCGACGTGCAGAAGCCGGACGGGAATCCGCCAGCGGTATTCCCCACCGCGTTGCTGAAGGGCAGCACGCCGGCGCCGTTCAATGTCGAGCCGGTAGGCGGTGGCGGAAATCGCATGCACCATAAGTTTGTGGTGATCGATTTCGACAAGCCAAGTGCACGCGTCTATCTTGGCTCGTACAACTTTTCCAAGGCGGCCGACGTGACCAATGGCGAGAACTTGATCCTCGCCCGGGACCGGCGGATCGCAGTGTCCTACATGGTGGAAGCGCTGCGAACCTTCGACCACTACCACTTCCGCATCGCCCTCCGGGAAGCGAAGGTCGCGGGCACTAAGCTGCAGTTGAAGCTGCCACCGGCGGACGGAGCCGACCCTTGGTACCTGAAGGACTACACGGACGTGCGGCGGATCAAGGACCGCGAGATGTTCTCGTAA
- a CDS encoding transporter substrate-binding domain-containing protein, translating to MSVIEETQLRGTLIAIDEINDRGGVHGRPIEPVIYDPGSDARSYGQYAKRLMVEDGVSTIFGCYTSSSRKAVLPVVERLDGLLWYPTLYEGFEFSPNVIYTGATPNQNSVQLCRALMQQFGTRFFFIGSDYIYPRESNRVMRDLVRSNGGTVVGEQYLRLEADRSEFVPLLREIKRAQPDVIFSTVVGEATTFLYQAYHDLGLNPKTVPIASLTTTEAEIRAMGHDVGEGHYTAAAYFQCVENERNSDFVARYHKRYGDDEPTNMCLESSYFQVNVFAKSLEATNSLDTRCLRSWVMGAEFDAPQGCVSINPVWGHADVWTRIGRANRNGQFDIVFQSATSVKSDPYLMGQGRTLELC from the coding sequence ATGTCGGTCATCGAGGAGACGCAGCTGCGCGGAACCTTGATCGCGATCGACGAGATCAACGATCGCGGCGGTGTTCACGGCCGGCCGATCGAGCCGGTGATCTACGATCCGGGCTCGGATGCCCGCTCCTATGGGCAATATGCCAAGCGGCTGATGGTCGAGGACGGGGTCAGCACGATCTTCGGCTGCTATACTTCTTCAAGTCGCAAGGCCGTCCTGCCCGTGGTCGAGCGGCTCGACGGCTTGCTCTGGTATCCGACGCTCTACGAGGGTTTCGAGTTTTCGCCCAACGTCATCTACACCGGCGCGACACCGAACCAGAATTCCGTGCAGCTCTGCCGCGCGCTGATGCAGCAATTCGGCACCCGCTTCTTCTTCATTGGCTCCGACTACATCTATCCGCGTGAATCCAACCGGGTGATGCGCGATCTCGTCCGCAGCAATGGCGGCACGGTCGTTGGTGAGCAGTATCTGCGGCTGGAAGCGGACCGCAGCGAGTTCGTGCCCCTGCTGCGCGAGATCAAGCGCGCCCAGCCCGACGTCATCTTCTCGACCGTCGTCGGCGAGGCCACCACCTTCCTCTATCAGGCCTATCACGATCTTGGCCTGAACCCGAAGACAGTCCCGATCGCCAGCCTGACCACGACCGAGGCCGAAATCCGGGCGATGGGCCACGATGTCGGAGAAGGGCACTACACCGCGGCAGCTTATTTCCAATGCGTCGAGAACGAGCGCAATTCGGATTTCGTCGCCCGCTATCACAAGCGCTACGGCGACGACGAACCAACGAACATGTGCCTGGAATCGTCCTACTTCCAGGTCAATGTCTTCGCGAAGTCGCTGGAGGCGACGAACTCGCTGGATACGCGCTGCTTGCGTTCCTGGGTCATGGGTGCCGAATTCGACGCGCCGCAGGGCTGCGTTTCGATCAATCCGGTCTGGGGGCATGCCGATGTATGGACGCGGATCGGACGCGCCAACCGCAACGGGCAGTTCGATATCGTCTTCCAGTCCGCCACAAGCGTGAAGTCCGACCCCTATCTGATGGGACAGGGCCGCACGCTCGAACTGTGCTGA
- a CDS encoding c-type cytochrome produces MLRWTLMASLMFAALPHPAKAVGDPAAGEKVFLKCRACHQIGETAKNAVGPKLNGLFGRAAGSIEGYSYSPANKNSGITWDEPTFRDYIKAPQAKIPSTKMVFPGLKSDQEIDDILAFLKQFDADGKKK; encoded by the coding sequence ATGCTGCGTTGGACCTTGATGGCCTCGTTGATGTTTGCGGCCCTGCCTCATCCGGCCAAAGCGGTCGGCGATCCCGCTGCGGGTGAGAAGGTTTTCCTGAAATGCCGCGCCTGTCACCAGATCGGAGAGACGGCCAAGAACGCCGTCGGGCCGAAACTGAATGGCCTTTTCGGTCGGGCGGCGGGATCGATCGAGGGCTACAGCTACTCGCCTGCCAATAAGAACTCCGGCATCACGTGGGATGAGCCTACCTTCCGAGATTACATCAAGGCGCCACAAGCCAAGATCCCGAGTACCAAGATGGTGTTTCCGGGTCTCAAGTCGGACCAGGAAATCGACGACATCCTCGCCTTCCTCAAGCAATTTGACGCGGACGGAAAGAAAAAATAG
- the urtC gene encoding urea ABC transporter permease subunit UrtC, whose protein sequence is MSNKPILQLSIYGAVCLALLLIPAFIDDAFLLNKFARYLIFGMLAVALSLSWGYAGILNLGQATTFGIGSYCMAMALKLKTVPIHTGAEGLPDFMVWNNVTELPWLWWPFQSLPFAVAAGILVPAAFAALLGWFMFGGRVAGVYSAIITLAAMVVVNLIIIDQQSYTGGFNGITDLARFEVLGVSFDAYARSTYLLVAACLTVVLFAALALTRSKTGLILQAIRDQEERVRFFGYDVARYKTFVFAVSAAIAGLAGMLYTIVMEFASPTFLGVPLSLSIVIWVAVGGRQSLLGAMLGALLVTGVQGSLSESEIFLSTWTLVMGGLFVLIVLFIPRGLAGIVSGLRRRDTARKAAAQQSRPVGTAGAPAGRAA, encoded by the coding sequence ATGTCAAACAAACCGATCCTGCAGCTATCGATCTATGGAGCCGTTTGCCTGGCGCTCCTCCTGATCCCGGCCTTCATCGACGACGCCTTCCTGCTCAACAAATTCGCGCGCTACCTGATCTTCGGCATGCTCGCCGTCGCGCTGAGCCTGTCCTGGGGCTATGCCGGCATCCTCAATCTCGGTCAGGCGACGACCTTCGGCATCGGCTCCTACTGCATGGCCATGGCGCTGAAGCTGAAGACCGTGCCGATCCATACCGGCGCCGAGGGTCTGCCGGACTTCATGGTCTGGAACAACGTCACCGAACTGCCCTGGCTCTGGTGGCCGTTCCAGTCGCTGCCCTTCGCCGTCGCGGCCGGCATCCTCGTTCCCGCCGCCTTCGCCGCGCTGCTCGGCTGGTTCATGTTCGGAGGGCGTGTCGCCGGCGTCTATTCGGCGATCATCACGCTGGCCGCGATGGTCGTGGTCAACCTGATCATCATCGACCAGCAGAGCTACACCGGCGGCTTCAACGGCATCACCGACCTCGCGCGTTTCGAGGTGCTGGGGGTCAGCTTCGACGCCTATGCCCGCTCCACCTATCTGCTGGTCGCGGCCTGCCTGACGGTGGTGCTCTTCGCCGCGCTCGCGCTGACGCGCTCGAAGACCGGGCTGATCCTGCAGGCGATCCGCGATCAGGAGGAGCGCGTCCGCTTCTTCGGCTATGACGTCGCCCGCTACAAGACCTTCGTCTTCGCGGTCTCCGCCGCGATCGCTGGCCTCGCCGGCATGCTCTACACGATCGTGATGGAGTTCGCCTCGCCGACCTTTCTCGGCGTGCCGCTCAGCCTGTCCATCGTCATCTGGGTCGCTGTCGGCGGCCGCCAGAGCTTGCTCGGCGCCATGCTCGGCGCGCTCCTGGTGACGGGTGTGCAGGGAAGCCTGTCGGAATCGGAGATCTTCCTCAGCACCTGGACGCTGGTAATGGGCGGCTTGTTCGTCCTGATCGTGCTGTTCATACCGCGCGGGCTGGCCGGCATCGTCTCCGGCCTGCGCCGCCGCGACACAGCCCGGAAGGCCGCGGCGCAGCAGTCGCGCCCCGTCGGTACCGCCGGCGCTCCGGCAGGGAGGGCGGCATGA
- a CDS encoding transporter substrate-binding domain-containing protein, protein MKNDRRTFIKHAAAAGAFTAAGFPHIWSKNASLAYAQSGQIKVGVLFSLTGTTAIIEESLNKATIMAIEEINAAGGINGMKIVPVVEDPASDPATFAEKARKLVLSDKCVSVFGSYTSASRKAVLPVFERQANLYFYPTLYEGRECSKNVIYTGAVPNQQQDDFVPWLVEKFGKRWYMIGSNYIYPKEENNYCKKLLKSLGAEVIAEEYVPLGHSEFSSVINKFRSEKPNVIFSTVVGDSVVALHRQYRAAGLDPATMPMASLTTSENEVAAMGGDAAAGHFTSAPYFMVHESPENRKFVEAYRKRWGADKVTHFVSESSYFQVYLFKQAVAKLKAGDINPLTIREALKGEQFQAPQGLVKVEPENLHCWLHPKIGQCQSDGQFKILKQSANWLEPNPYSAYPNQKCTAEGLKEI, encoded by the coding sequence GTGAAAAACGACAGGCGCACATTCATCAAACACGCTGCCGCAGCGGGTGCTTTCACCGCCGCAGGATTCCCGCATATCTGGTCGAAGAACGCTTCGCTGGCCTATGCCCAGAGCGGGCAGATCAAGGTCGGCGTCCTCTTCTCTCTCACCGGCACCACCGCCATCATCGAGGAGTCGCTGAACAAGGCGACGATCATGGCGATCGAGGAGATCAACGCCGCCGGCGGCATCAACGGCATGAAGATCGTGCCTGTCGTCGAGGATCCGGCCTCCGATCCCGCGACTTTCGCCGAGAAGGCCCGCAAGCTCGTGCTCAGCGACAAATGCGTCTCGGTGTTCGGATCCTACACTTCGGCCAGCCGCAAGGCGGTTCTGCCGGTCTTCGAGAGACAGGCGAACCTGTATTTCTACCCGACGCTCTATGAGGGCCGCGAGTGCTCGAAGAACGTCATCTATACCGGCGCCGTCCCCAATCAGCAGCAGGACGACTTCGTGCCCTGGCTGGTCGAGAAATTCGGCAAGCGCTGGTACATGATCGGCTCGAACTACATCTACCCGAAGGAAGAGAACAACTACTGCAAGAAGCTGCTGAAGAGCCTCGGCGCCGAGGTGATCGCCGAGGAATACGTCCCACTCGGACATTCCGAATTCTCGTCGGTGATCAACAAGTTCCGCTCCGAGAAGCCGAACGTGATCTTCTCCACCGTGGTCGGGGATTCGGTCGTGGCGCTGCACCGGCAATACCGCGCCGCCGGTCTCGACCCGGCGACGATGCCGATGGCGAGCCTGACCACCTCGGAAAACGAGGTCGCGGCGATGGGCGGTGATGCGGCCGCCGGCCACTTCACCTCGGCGCCTTATTTCATGGTGCACGAATCCCCCGAGAACAGGAAGTTCGTCGAGGCCTACCGGAAGCGCTGGGGCGCCGACAAGGTCACGCATTTCGTGTCGGAATCGTCCTATTTCCAAGTCTATCTGTTCAAGCAGGCGGTGGCGAAGCTGAAGGCGGGCGACATCAACCCGCTCACCATTCGCGAGGCCCTGAAGGGCGAGCAGTTCCAGGCGCCTCAGGGGCTGGTCAAGGTCGAGCCCGAGAACCTGCATTGCTGGCTGCATCCCAAGATCGGCCAGTGCCAGTCGGACGGGCAGTTCAAGATCCTGAAGCAGTCGGCAAACTGGCTCGAGCCGAACCCCTACAGTGCCTATCCGAACCAGAAGTGCACGGCCGAAGGACTGAAGGAAATCTGA